CGGGAACCGCTTAAGCACGCTTACAAAAGACTCGCCAACGGCCGAGTCAATCACACCCACTCAACAACTCTGGCATCGGACGGGCCCGTTGGCCGTCCTTTTTAAGCATCCATAAGCGGTTAAAAAAATGCCTCAGATCAGTGGCTCATGCTCAGTTGCCGGCAAAGCCGGGAACCGCTTAAGCACGCTTACAAAAGACTCGCCAACGGCCGAGTCAATCAACACCACTAAACAACTCTGCATCGGACGGGCCTGTTGGCCGTCCTTTTTTAGCGTCCATAAGCGGTTAAAAGAAACGTCAGATCAGTAGCTCATGCTCGGATAGCCGGCAGAGCCGGGAACCGCTTAAGCACGCTTACAAAAGACTCGCCAACGGCCGAGTCAATCACACCCACTCAACAACTCTGGCATCGGACGGGCCCGTTGGCCGTCCTTTTTAAGCATCCATAAGCGGTTGAAAAGATACGTCAGATCAGTGCTCATGCTCGGATAGCCGGCAAAGCCGGGAACCGCTTAAGCACGCTTACGGAAGACTCGCCAACGGCCGAGTCAATCAACCCCACTCAACAACTCTGTCTTGGACGGGCCTGTTGGCCGTCCTTTTTTAGCGTCCATAAGCGGTTGAAAAAGATACGTCAGATCAGTGCTCATGCTCGGAAAGCCGGCAGAGCCGGGAACCGCTTAATCACGCTTACGGAAGACTCGCCAACGGCCGAGTCGATCACATCCACTTAACACCCCTGTATTGGACGGGCGCATTGGGCGCCCGCCTTAAGCCTCCAGGCACGGTTAAAAATCATCCGACAACAGGAGGGGCTGACATTTTTTGGCGTTGTGAAATAACGTGAATTATGTGAACTTTTCCGCATGACGGAATTAAACACACAATACTTAGGTCATGAAGGTTATTCCCTTATGGGCGCAACCTTCGAAGTTTACAGAGAATTGGGCGGTGGCCTTAGTGAAGAGATCTATCAAGAAAGTCTCGAACGAGAACTTAGCCTGAGAAATATCCCGTTCGAACCCAAAACAGAATTAGCAGTGTTCTACAAAGGACACAAATTGAAGAAAACCTATATCCCAGATCTCCTAGTTTACGGAGAGATTGTGACAGAGCTCAAAGCAACAAAAGCACTCACTCCCGAACACGAGCAACAGCTCCTCAATTACATGCACATCACGCGTAAAGCAGTGGGCTATTTAATCAATTTTCGTCCGAAAGAATCCGTAGAATGGAAACGCTTCGTTCTAAAAGACTATATTCCGAAGTAACAGCCAATCGTCTAAACGGATAGACAACGGCCGAGTCGATCACACTCACTCAACAACTCTGCATCGGACGGGCCCGTTGGCCGTCCCTTTTAAGCGTTCATAAGCGGTTTAAAAAGACACGTCAGATCAGTGCTCATGCTCGGAAAGCCGGCGGAGCCGGGAACCGCTTAAGCACGCTTACAGAAGACTCGCCAACGGCCGAGTCGATCACACTCACTCCACAACTCTGCATCGGACGGGCCTGTTGGCCGTCCTTTTTAAGCGTCCATAAGCGGTTGAAAAAGAAACGTCAGATCAGTAGCTCATGCTCGGATAGCCGGCAGAGCCGGGAACCGCTTAAGCACGCTTACAAAAGACTCGCCAACGGCCGAGTCAATCACACCCACTCAACAACTCTGGCATTGGACGGGCCCGTTGGCCGTCCTTTTTAAGCATCCATAAGCGGTTGAAAAGATACGTCAGATCAGTGCTCATGCTCGGATAGCCGGCAAAGCCGGGAACCGCTTAAGCACGCTTACGGAAGACTCGCCAACGGCCGAGTCAATCAACCCCACTCAACAACTCTGTCTTGGACGGGCCTGTTGGCCGTCCTTTTTTAGCGTCCATAAGCGGTTGAAAAAGATACGTCAGATCAGTGCTCATGCTCGGATAGCCGGCAAAGCCGGGAACCGCTTAAGCACGCTTACAGAAGACTCGCCAACGGCCGAGTCAATCAACACTCACTCAACAACTCTGCATCGGACGGGCCCGTTGGCCGTCCTTTTTAAGCGTCCATAAGCGGTTTAAAAAATGCCTCAGATCAGTTGGCTCATGCTCAGCTGCCGGCAAAGCCGGGAACCGCTTAAGCACGCTTACAGAAGACTCGCCAACGGCCGAGTCAATCACACCCACTCAACAACCCTGCATCGGACGGGCTCGTTGGTCGTCATTTTTTAAGCGTCCATAAGCGGTTTAAAAAATGCCTCAGCTCAGTCGCTCTCTAGTGCGGTGACCCATGCGTCGACAGCGGCGGGGTTGGAGGCGAAATGGGGATGAAAATAGGAGGCGTGGGTATTGCCTTGCTGTATGCCGACTTGCTCTTGTCGGCGCCCGTGGGCGTCGCTAACCTCGAAGAGTGCGGTCTGCCCAGGATCGGGCACAACTTCGGACCAGTGGAATTCATGTCCCCGTAAGTTGGTGCCGGCGGAGCCGAAGATGCCAGCCTGTAAGCTGCGGGCTTTTGTATAACCGAGCCGTTGACGCTTGTCGCGCATCACACAATCCGCTGCCAGCACACCCGCCATCGGCAAGCGATTACCGTCCGGCAGTTCCAAACTGCGACACAAATACATATAGCCGCCGCATTCCGCGAAGATGGGCCGTCCACTCTCAGCGAAGGCGCGCAAGGCGGCATGCATCGCGATATTAGAACTCAGTTCGGCGCTAAATTGCTCCGGAAATCCACCGCCGATATAGAGCCCGTCCAAATCTTCAGGCAGCGCGGCATCGTTGAGCGGGGAAAACTCCACTAGCTCCACCCCACGTGCACGCAGGGCATCGAGGTTGTCTTCGTAATAAAAATAAAATGCCGCATCCCGCGCGAGGCCCATGCGCAGCTTTACTGGCACAGTGGACCGGGCGACTTCAGCTTGTTTTTTCGTATTGAGGTTTCGACTACATTCCAGCAGTTGATCGATATCGACAGCCGACTCCACTGCCGTCGCGAGCGTCTCAATGCGATCTGCGACACCTGCGTCTTCGGTATCCGCGACAAGTCCGAGATGACGCTCCGGCATATGAAAGGCCTCATCCCGCGGCAAGCACCCCAGCAAGGGTGGCAAGCCCGCCGCGGCCAGCGCTTCACGCAAGATCCGCGCGTGCCCCTCGCTACCGACGCGATTCGCGATGATACCGCACACGCGTAAGTCTTTTTCAAAATGCACATAGCCCGCCACCAAAGCAGCGATCGAGCGCGCCATCGCCCGCGCATCCACCACCAAGACAACCGGCATATCTGTCAACAAGGCAATCTCAGCCGTGCTGCCCTTAAGCTCGGTGGAACTGGCGCCATCGAAGAGCCCCATCACACCCTCGCAGACAGCGACATCAGCTCCTGCGCAAGCGTTTTGAAAAGTTGCAGGAATACTCGCAGGAGGCATCATCCAGGAATCCAGATTACGCGAAATTCGACCGGCGGCATGACGGTGGTGCCCGGCATCAATATAGTCGGGACCGCATTTAAAAGGCTGCACCGTCAGCCCCCGTTGGCGCAGCGCCGCCATCAGGCCCAACGTCAGCGTCGTCTTGCCCGATCCGGACTGGGTGCCTGCGATACAAAAACTATGCCGGGGCTGCCCCATGTTTAAAAAGCCTCCTTTTTTTGATAGCCGCGCTGGGTGACCATGTGACCATGAATCATGCGCGTCTGCTCATTGCCAATGATCAGCATAGTAGTCATCCCAATCTCATCGATCGGCAGATCCTTCAACGGCCCCACCCACTTCCATTGTTTCGGGCGTCCAGCATCACGCACCAATGCGACCGGCACCCCATCCCCGCGATGCTTGGCAAAAGTCGCCAGCACCTCATCCAAGAGCTCACGCCGCTTGCGGCTGCGCGGATTATAGAGCGTGCAGACCAGGCCCGCTTCGGCCACCGCGTTCACACGCTTCTTAATCCACTCACGCGGGGTCAACAGATCGGACAAACTAATCGTGGCAAAGTCATTCATCAAAGGAGCCCCCACCGCGGCCGCAGCCGAGCTGGAAGAGGTCACCCCCGCGATCACTTCCACATCTACCTGCGCCTCGCCCAAGGCTTCGACGCGTTCCAGAATCAAGCCCGCCATGCCATAGATCCCAGAGTCACCCGAGCAAATGAGCGCCACCGACTGCCCCTCCGCAGCCATCCGCACCGCAGCATCGCAACGCTCGATCTCCGAACGCATACCAGTGGAATACACCTGACGCCCCTGCGTGAGCCAACGCACTTGACGGCAATAAGTCGTGTAGCCGACCACTTTATCCGCGCCGCGGATCGCTTGCCGCGCCTCTTCGGTCATGCCCGCACGCGTGCCCGGTCCAAGGCCGATGGCATAAATAATTCCCCGCTGCGGCTTGGCATCGGCCGCAGCAGACAAGGAGCCCACAGTGCCGATCGCCACCGTCACCCCATCGTCTTTTTGCTTCGGCGTGAGTAAACGCCCGCGTCCACAGACCCGCACAGCAGCCTCCGCCACGGAGGGCGTCGCGACATTCTTCGAAACAAAGGCAGACGGATTGGGAACCACTTGTTGTTCCAATTCAGCCGCAGCAAAGAAATGCGTCTCCCAAGCATGCGTCTTGGCCACTTCCAGCAGGCCCACTTCGTCCGCCTTCACATCCACCGAGGCCAGTTGCTGAATCC
The nucleotide sequence above comes from Coraliomargarita algicola. Encoded proteins:
- a CDS encoding GxxExxY protein; protein product: MGATFEVYRELGGGLSEEIYQESLERELSLRNIPFEPKTELAVFYKGHKLKKTYIPDLLVYGEIVTELKATKALTPEHEQQLLNYMHITRKAVGYLINFRPKESVEWKRFVLKDYIPK
- a CDS encoding cobyrinate a,c-diamide synthase, with protein sequence MGQPRHSFCIAGTQSGSGKTTLTLGLMAALRQRGLTVQPFKCGPDYIDAGHHRHAAGRISRNLDSWMMPPASIPATFQNACAGADVAVCEGVMGLFDGASSTELKGSTAEIALLTDMPVVLVVDARAMARSIAALVAGYVHFEKDLRVCGIIANRVGSEGHARILREALAAAGLPPLLGCLPRDEAFHMPERHLGLVADTEDAGVADRIETLATAVESAVDIDQLLECSRNLNTKKQAEVARSTVPVKLRMGLARDAAFYFYYEDNLDALRARGVELVEFSPLNDAALPEDLDGLYIGGGFPEQFSAELSSNIAMHAALRAFAESGRPIFAECGGYMYLCRSLELPDGNRLPMAGVLAADCVMRDKRQRLGYTKARSLQAGIFGSAGTNLRGHEFHWSEVVPDPGQTALFEVSDAHGRRQEQVGIQQGNTHASYFHPHFASNPAAVDAWVTALESD